A single window of candidate division WOR-3 bacterium DNA harbors:
- a CDS encoding nucleotide exchange factor GrpE yields MAARKGPVTELKENYHKLTEELRICKEALLRALADFENFRKRKEREFCEFREYANENLLSELIPALENFDRAFSFAKLSSENNNLLKGIEIAYRQLQGVLEKFGLKEYSCLDQTFDPKLAEVVGCLENNDLPENTVIEELNKGYQYRDKILRPAKVIVSKKSNKEPKSPEESSAKECDNQ; encoded by the coding sequence CATGGCGGCAAGGAAGGGACCAGTGACTGAACTTAAAGAAAATTACCACAAACTTACCGAAGAGCTTAGAATTTGTAAAGAGGCGTTGCTGCGGGCTTTAGCTGATTTTGAAAATTTTCGCAAACGCAAAGAGCGAGAATTTTGTGAATTCCGCGAATATGCCAACGAAAATCTGCTTTCAGAATTAATTCCAGCCTTAGAAAACTTTGACCGGGCATTTTCCTTTGCAAAGCTCTCAAGCGAAAACAACAATTTACTTAAAGGTATTGAAATTGCCTATCGCCAATTGCAAGGCGTCTTAGAAAAGTTTGGTCTTAAAGAATACTCATGTCTAGACCAAACTTTTGATCCTAAATTAGCTGAGGTTGTGGGGTGTCTAGAAAATAACGATTTGCCAGAAAATACTGTGATTGAAGAACTTAACAAAGGCTACCAATATCGGGATAAAATCCTGCGGCCAGCCAAGGTAATTGTTAGTAAAAAATCTAACAAAGAGCCAAAAAGCCCTGAAGAATCGAGTGCAAAGGAGTGTGATAATCAATAA